One genomic segment of Deinococcus arcticus includes these proteins:
- a CDS encoding TlpA family protein disulfide reductase, whose protein sequence is MQWPASADFVQGPAVPPPSGWAQPGLVMTFNLECPGCVSRGIPFLKRLHAEFGDHVQLLALHTSFGHRLLPREQVEPTLLKFTRDFAKLPFPVALDLSGDIARSWQTEGTPHWLAFAPGGELLRSVYGSQQGAQTRLQYLLEEWSGRQGA, encoded by the coding sequence ATGCAATGGCCCGCTTCCGCTGACTTTGTGCAGGGTCCCGCTGTGCCGCCGCCCAGCGGGTGGGCCCAGCCGGGTCTGGTCATGACCTTCAACCTGGAATGCCCGGGCTGCGTTTCCCGTGGCATTCCGTTCCTGAAGCGCCTACACGCTGAATTTGGGGACCACGTGCAGCTGCTGGCCCTGCACACCAGTTTTGGCCACCGCCTGCTGCCGCGCGAGCAGGTCGAGCCCACCCTGCTCAAGTTCACACGGGACTTTGCCAAATTGCCCTTTCCCGTGGCGCTGGACCTGAGCGGCGACATTGCCCGGTCGTGGCAGACAGAAGGCACGCCGCACTGGCTGGCCTTCGCGCCGGGCGGCGAACTGCTGCGCAGTGTGTACGGTAGCCAGCAGGGCGCCCAGACCAGACTCCAGTACCTGCTGGAAGAATGGTCTGGGCGCCAGGGGGCTTAG
- a CDS encoding helix-turn-helix transcriptional regulator: MSVPLPPQDALVLTEQLFRLCQLLRAGPMSLDALAAATGQSPEATQAQLTLVQRLEPALQMQATTPPLYLLPGAWTPAECLTLRRGLAVLAERGAEPGAPLRELAARLGAGLPAHVQAALPPLATPAQQPLHLGGVLPLVTQAWLEGRTLSFDYLRPGRAQSRRRVTVQPLLVHAHPVTLEPLLTGRETTGRRAQRTFRLGRMLGVRVLEQGPSAAPVAPPPAPQGTGICAQLRFVGRARLQVLEGRFAHLSEPLIHPDGSVEVTLNAPAGSCSVLPWLLSWGAGVQVLGPAPLREQWQAELRAALAGASRPSGAGAA; encoded by the coding sequence ATGTCTGTGCCTCTGCCCCCGCAGGATGCCCTTGTTCTGACCGAACAACTGTTCCGGCTGTGCCAGCTGCTGCGCGCCGGGCCCATGTCGCTTGACGCCCTGGCAGCGGCCACCGGGCAATCACCCGAAGCCACGCAGGCCCAGCTGACGCTGGTGCAGCGCCTGGAGCCGGCCCTGCAGATGCAGGCCACCACGCCGCCGCTGTACCTGTTGCCCGGCGCGTGGACCCCGGCCGAGTGCCTGACCCTGCGCCGGGGCCTCGCCGTTCTGGCCGAGCGGGGCGCGGAACCGGGGGCGCCGCTGCGGGAACTCGCTGCGCGCCTGGGTGCGGGGCTGCCTGCCCATGTGCAGGCCGCTCTGCCGCCGCTGGCCACACCCGCACAGCAGCCCCTGCACCTGGGCGGAGTGCTGCCGCTGGTCACGCAGGCGTGGCTGGAGGGCCGGACCCTGAGCTTTGACTATCTGCGCCCCGGGCGGGCCCAGTCGCGGCGACGGGTCACGGTGCAGCCGCTGCTGGTGCACGCCCACCCGGTCACGCTTGAACCGCTGCTGACGGGCCGCGAAACCACAGGGCGCCGGGCGCAGCGCACCTTCCGGCTGGGCCGCATGCTGGGGGTCAGGGTGCTGGAGCAGGGGCCCTCTGCTGCGCCCGTGGCGCCCCCGCCCGCACCCCAGGGGACCGGCATCTGCGCGCAGCTACGTTTCGTGGGCCGGGCGCGCCTGCAGGTGCTGGAGGGCCGCTTTGCCCACCTGAGCGAGCCCCTGATTCACCCGGACGGCAGCGTGGAAGTCACCCTGAACGCCCCGGCGGGCAGCTGCAGCGTCCTGCCCTGGCTGCTGAGCTGGGGAGCAGGGGTGCAGGTGCTGGGCCCCGCTCCCCTGCGCGAACAGTGGCAGGCCGAACTGCGCGCGGCCCTGGCCGGTGCGTCGCGGCCAAGCGGCGCTGGGGCCGCCTGA
- a CDS encoding MerR family transcriptional regulator produces MKAALDPTHEPRWTVGEVSQLTRLSVRTLHHYDEIGLLRPSERSEGNYRLYTPGDLVRLRAALTYRQLGFGLAEVARLLDAPPPEQRRALETQLLLLRESQRKTQATIDAVQAMLSTQGEPMNNEDVRAVFDGFDPEQYEAEVQERWGETDAYRQSKARTSRYTRADWEAVKAEMQGIGEAYIALMDAGVAPQSPQAQAVAARHRAHIHARYYDAPPAMMRGLAQMWVGDERFTRSIDEARPGLAAYQSAAVTAWADAQGEQG; encoded by the coding sequence GTGAAGGCCGCTCTGGACCCCACACACGAACCCCGCTGGACTGTGGGCGAGGTCTCGCAGCTGACCCGGCTCAGCGTGCGCACCCTGCACCACTACGACGAGATTGGACTGCTGCGGCCCAGTGAGCGCAGCGAAGGCAACTACCGCCTGTACACCCCCGGCGATCTGGTCCGGCTGCGCGCCGCGCTGACCTACCGCCAGCTGGGCTTTGGGCTGGCCGAGGTTGCGCGCCTGCTGGACGCCCCGCCCCCAGAGCAGCGCCGGGCGCTGGAAACGCAACTGCTGTTGCTGCGGGAAAGCCAGCGCAAGACCCAGGCCACCATTGACGCGGTGCAGGCCATGCTGAGCACCCAGGGAGAACCCATGAACAACGAAGACGTGAGGGCCGTGTTTGACGGCTTTGACCCCGAACAGTACGAGGCCGAGGTGCAGGAGCGCTGGGGCGAGACGGATGCCTATCGCCAGAGCAAGGCCCGCACCAGCCGCTATACCAGGGCCGACTGGGAAGCGGTCAAGGCGGAGATGCAGGGCATTGGCGAGGCGTACATTGCCCTGATGGACGCGGGTGTGGCGCCCCAGAGCCCGCAGGCGCAGGCCGTGGCCGCCCGGCATCGCGCGCACATTCACGCCCGCTATTACGACGCCCCGCCCGCCATGATGCGGGGCCTGGCCCAGATGTGGGTGGGGGACGAGCGCTTCACCCGCAGCATTGATGAGGCCCGCCCCGGTCTGGCGGCCTACCAGAGCGCGGCCGTGACCGCCTGGGCCGACGCGCAGGGCGAACAGGGTTAG
- a CDS encoding theronine dehydrogenase, with translation MRLTVTAPMTFAWEDLAAVAPGPGEVRVRTHLSALSVSSELAVAQRGPFPAALGDQTLGVVDEAGANTALQPGTRVITTLGHAAWGLHPEGRVIPIPAHVPDPVALCAVLGEETHKGLRKVAPHPGEQVLVAGAGLLGLLTVFNLTRRGFEGVTVLEPQAERRRLALTFGAAQACAPGTLPHDAFDVGVDCSASPAGFAELMGHLRPRGRCAVLADGNWGALTLPPAFHTRELQLVTSSDGEDYAAYARWLWHHPESLLAGLFPVTVHPAQLPALYPRLLTSDTNSD, from the coding sequence ATGCGTCTGACCGTCACCGCGCCCATGACGTTTGCCTGGGAGGACCTTGCGGCTGTGGCCCCCGGGCCCGGCGAGGTCCGGGTTCGCACACATCTGAGCGCGCTGAGTGTCAGTTCCGAACTGGCGGTGGCCCAGCGCGGTCCTTTCCCCGCTGCTCTGGGAGACCAGACCCTGGGGGTGGTGGATGAGGCGGGTGCCAATACTGCGCTGCAGCCGGGCACCCGGGTGATCACCACCCTGGGCCACGCCGCCTGGGGCCTTCACCCTGAAGGACGAGTGATCCCCATACCGGCCCATGTGCCAGACCCGGTGGCGCTGTGCGCTGTGCTGGGCGAGGAAACCCACAAGGGGCTGCGCAAGGTGGCCCCGCACCCCGGGGAGCAGGTGTTGGTGGCCGGCGCAGGGCTGCTGGGACTGCTGACGGTGTTCAACCTCACGCGCCGGGGGTTCGAAGGCGTCACCGTGCTGGAGCCGCAGGCTGAGCGGCGCCGGCTGGCCCTGACCTTTGGAGCCGCGCAGGCGTGCGCCCCCGGGACCCTGCCCCATGACGCCTTCGATGTGGGCGTGGACTGTAGCGCTTCGCCCGCCGGCTTTGCCGAGCTGATGGGCCACCTGCGCCCCAGGGGCCGCTGCGCCGTGCTGGCCGATGGCAACTGGGGCGCACTCACCTTGCCGCCGGCCTTTCATACCCGGGAACTTCAGCTTGTGACGTCCAGCGACGGCGAAGATTACGCGGCCTACGCCCGCTGGCTGTGGCACCACCCAGAGTCACTGCTGGCGGGGCTGTTCCCTGTCACGGTGCACCCGGCCCAGTTGCCCGCGCTGTACCCTCGCCTGCTGACCTCTGATACGAACTCCGATTGA
- a CDS encoding AzlC family ABC transporter permease translates to MNAFWQGFRLLIPLWPGMVPFAVAYAVTARGAGLSLWETCLMSLTVFAGASQFAAAGQFVGGQLPLAPALALVGTTFLLNMRHLLYGLSLSRALPLRGAQRALAAQFLTDEAFGMVTVAGQGGAALGFAFLLGAELSLYVVWNASTLLGALAGQVLPSPAALGVGVIFPLAFLGLLVPLLGDRRSGVVALAAGLGAWALAGRVPGGVLILAVGVGGALLGAWLTTRRAVGGAA, encoded by the coding sequence ATGAACGCGTTCTGGCAGGGTTTTCGCCTCCTGATTCCCCTGTGGCCGGGGATGGTGCCCTTTGCGGTGGCCTACGCCGTCACCGCGCGCGGCGCGGGCCTGAGCCTGTGGGAAACCTGCCTCATGAGCCTGACCGTGTTTGCCGGGGCCAGCCAGTTTGCCGCGGCCGGGCAATTCGTGGGCGGGCAGCTGCCGCTGGCGCCAGCCCTGGCGCTGGTGGGCACCACCTTTCTGCTGAATATGCGTCACCTGCTCTATGGCCTGAGCCTGTCGCGCGCCCTGCCCCTGCGCGGCGCCCAGCGCGCCCTGGCCGCCCAGTTTCTGACCGATGAAGCGTTTGGCATGGTCACGGTGGCCGGGCAGGGCGGCGCGGCCCTGGGCTTTGCCTTCCTGCTGGGCGCCGAGCTGAGCCTGTACGTGGTCTGGAACGCCTCGACCCTGCTGGGCGCGCTGGCAGGTCAGGTGCTGCCCTCGCCGGCAGCGCTGGGGGTGGGGGTGATTTTCCCGCTGGCCTTTCTGGGCCTGCTGGTCCCGCTGCTGGGCGATCGGCGCTCGGGCGTGGTGGCGCTGGCCGCCGGGCTGGGGGCCTGGGCACTGGCGGGGCGGGTGCCGGGGGGCGTGCTGATTCTGGCCGTGGGTGTGGGCGGCGCGCTGCTGGGCGCGTGGCTGACCACCCGCCGTGCGGTCGGGGGCGCCGCATGA
- a CDS encoding AzlD domain-containing protein, translated as MSAWAVIGLMWAVTYPPRLLGLMLGRVQLPPFWQAFLRFVPVSVFAALIVPEVLGSPEWARRLVGVGTAGLLYARGVALAPGLLAGFAAYWAARLAGL; from the coding sequence ATGAGCGCCTGGGCCGTGATTGGGCTGATGTGGGCGGTCACCTACCCGCCGCGCCTGCTGGGCCTCATGCTGGGCCGGGTGCAGTTGCCGCCCTTCTGGCAGGCCTTCCTGCGCTTTGTGCCGGTCAGCGTATTTGCTGCCCTGATCGTGCCCGAGGTGCTGGGCAGCCCCGAGTGGGCGCGGCGGCTGGTGGGGGTGGGCACAGCGGGGCTGCTGTATGCACGTGGGGTGGCCCTGGCCCCGGGCCTGCTGGCCGGCTTTGCCGCCTACTGGGCCGCGCGGCTGGCCGGGCTGTAG
- a CDS encoding PASTA domain-containing protein: MTAQDGKVIDGKYEVLRELSVQGPVTLSEVRAAEGVTRQVAWFTVASPADRQAFHTYRAALRALAPAGLTDVVARPGAYYAVWQPVAGQPLDTALSQKGRAPELAEGVQALATALAAQGYALDDAAVVVEGTEARVAYLTPLPAPRTPEDIAARNARTLAPLKGVRVKRPREPGGWLTFVPGLLLLGGAVYLGAQATQIYLNPPVREVLGVGGQEARAAARVLVGAGFRVNFTEGQAGGRAIGSIIRQEPPAGTNLPVGRLVTLTVNNPPAIEVPRLEEMNLAQARDALKDRAMTVGKVVKVDGTLTSTPEGRIVAQLPEAGSSAQQGQSVQLMVSTGIRGKDTFLPNVSGMTFEQAREYARAAGLVVTTVTPQPSDAREGTVLEQSPAPFARVKVGSPVKLTVAAPRYSAPSRPADALPLPPAPLPEAPVVPAEPEPAPGEEPGTPEGAAVPPPTPEEIPAEPVAAPRTVNFAYTFPADLPEGTYTLVVRDDTGERPLDFQYDAASLAGQPASAAVTVTGDAVFVVQRDGQDFITVTPGAP, translated from the coding sequence ATGACGGCTCAGGACGGCAAGGTCATTGATGGCAAATACGAGGTGCTGCGCGAACTGTCCGTGCAGGGGCCGGTCACGCTGTCTGAGGTGCGCGCCGCCGAGGGGGTCACGCGGCAGGTGGCGTGGTTCACGGTGGCCTCGCCCGCCGACCGCCAGGCGTTTCATACGTACCGCGCTGCCCTGCGCGCCCTGGCCCCGGCCGGGCTGACCGACGTGGTGGCGCGGCCCGGGGCCTATTACGCGGTGTGGCAGCCGGTGGCCGGGCAGCCCCTGGACACGGCGCTGTCCCAGAAGGGCCGGGCGCCCGAACTGGCCGAGGGCGTGCAGGCGCTGGCCACTGCCCTGGCCGCGCAGGGGTACGCCCTGGACGACGCGGCCGTGGTCGTGGAGGGCACCGAGGCGCGCGTGGCCTACCTGACCCCGCTGCCCGCCCCCCGCACCCCCGAGGACATCGCCGCGCGCAACGCCCGCACCCTGGCCCCTCTCAAGGGCGTGCGCGTCAAGCGCCCGCGCGAGCCCGGAGGCTGGCTGACCTTCGTACCGGGGCTGCTGCTGCTGGGCGGCGCCGTATATCTGGGGGCCCAGGCCACCCAGATCTACCTCAACCCCCCTGTGCGCGAGGTGCTGGGGGTGGGCGGACAGGAGGCGCGGGCGGCGGCCCGGGTGCTGGTGGGCGCGGGCTTCCGCGTGAACTTTACCGAGGGGCAGGCCGGCGGGCGGGCCATCGGGTCCATCATCCGGCAGGAGCCGCCAGCCGGCACCAACCTGCCGGTGGGGCGCCTGGTCACGCTGACCGTGAACAATCCCCCCGCCATTGAAGTGCCGCGCCTGGAAGAGATGAATCTGGCCCAGGCGCGCGACGCCCTGAAAGACCGCGCCATGACAGTGGGCAAGGTGGTCAAGGTGGACGGCACCCTGACGAGCACCCCGGAAGGCCGCATCGTGGCGCAGTTGCCCGAAGCGGGCTCCAGTGCGCAGCAGGGCCAGTCGGTGCAGCTGATGGTCAGCACCGGCATCCGGGGCAAGGACACCTTTCTGCCCAACGTCAGCGGCATGACCTTCGAGCAGGCGCGCGAGTACGCCCGCGCCGCCGGACTGGTGGTCACCACCGTGACCCCGCAGCCCAGCGACGCCCGCGAGGGCACCGTGCTGGAACAGTCGCCCGCACCGTTTGCGCGGGTGAAGGTGGGCAGTCCAGTCAAGCTGACAGTGGCTGCGCCGCGCTACAGCGCCCCCAGCCGCCCGGCTGACGCCCTGCCCCTGCCGCCCGCCCCGCTGCCCGAGGCGCCTGTGGTACCTGCCGAACCCGAACCCGCCCCCGGCGAGGAGCCCGGCACCCCCGAAGGCGCGGCGGTTCCGCCGCCCACCCCCGAGGAGATTCCCGCCGAGCCGGTGGCCGCCCCGCGTACCGTGAATTTTGCCTACACCTTCCCCGCCGACCTGCCCGAGGGCACCTACACGCTGGTGGTGCGCGACGACACTGGCGAGCGCCCGCTGGACTTCCAGTACGACGCGGCCAGTCTGGCCGGGCAGCCAGCCAGCGCGGCCGTGACCGTCACGGGCGACGCGGTGTTCGTGGTGCAGCGCGACGGCCAGGATTTCATTACCGTCACGCCGGGCGCGCCGTGA
- a CDS encoding cysteine desulfurase family protein, with protein MIYLDYAATHPMTPEALAAYAGAAALPGNPASVHAAGQAARERLEEGRARVAAALGVDPRTLTANSGGTEGDNQVLLGTARAWQDAHGRPGHLITTPTEHSAVLAPARALAAQGWAVTFLTPDRFGRYDPAELGASLRGDTALVSIHHANNELGTVQDTAALSAAAAARGVPYHTDAVQAPGVLPLDLGGWGVTFATFSAHKWGGPRGVGFLYLRRGAALAPVTLGGGQEGGLRPGTQDTAGVYAAGVALTHAEARREATHAHLLALRTRFLGAIAAIPGLRVNHPPDGSPKVASVTIPGADGEALLMNLDMQGVCASAGSACSAGTMQPSHVLTATGLSEADARASVRFSFGAATTLAEVDAAAAALVQAAAWSRVG; from the coding sequence ATGATTTATCTCGATTACGCCGCCACCCACCCCATGACCCCGGAAGCGCTGGCGGCCTACGCCGGGGCGGCGGCGCTGCCCGGCAACCCCGCCAGCGTGCATGCGGCCGGGCAGGCGGCGCGCGAGCGGCTGGAAGAGGGCCGGGCGCGGGTGGCGGCCGCGCTGGGCGTGGACCCCCGCACCCTGACCGCCAACAGCGGCGGCACCGAGGGCGACAACCAGGTGCTGCTGGGCACCGCGCGCGCGTGGCAGGACGCCCACGGGCGCCCCGGCCACCTGATCACCACCCCCACCGAGCACTCGGCTGTGCTGGCCCCGGCGCGGGCTCTGGCGGCGCAGGGCTGGGCCGTGACCTTCCTGACCCCGGACCGCTTCGGGCGCTACGACCCGGCCGAACTGGGGGCCTCGCTGCGCGGCGACACCGCGCTGGTGTCTATCCACCACGCCAACAACGAACTGGGCACCGTGCAGGACACGGCGGCCCTGTCGGCGGCGGCAGCGGCGCGGGGTGTGCCCTACCACACCGACGCGGTGCAGGCCCCCGGGGTGCTGCCGCTGGACCTGGGCGGCTGGGGCGTGACTTTCGCCACCTTCAGCGCGCACAAATGGGGCGGGCCCCGGGGTGTGGGGTTCCTGTACCTGCGCCGGGGCGCGGCGCTGGCGCCCGTGACCCTGGGCGGTGGGCAGGAAGGCGGCCTGCGCCCCGGCACCCAGGACACGGCCGGGGTGTATGCGGCGGGCGTGGCCCTCACCCACGCCGAGGCGAGGCGCGAGGCCACCCACGCCCACCTGCTGGCCCTGCGCACCCGCTTTCTGGGGGCCATTGCCGCCATTCCGGGGCTGCGCGTGAACCACCCCCCGGACGGCAGCCCCAAGGTGGCCAGCGTGACCATCCCCGGCGCCGACGGCGAGGCCCTGCTGATGAACCTGGACATGCAGGGCGTGTGTGCCAGCGCGGGCAGCGCCTGCAGCGCGGGGACCATGCAGCCCAGCCACGTGCTCACGGCCACTGGCCTGAGTGAAGCCGACGCCCGCGCCTCGGTGCGCTTCAGCTTTGGGGCGGCCACCACCCTCGCCGAGGTGGACGCCGCCGCCGCCGCGCTGGTGCAGGCCGCCGCCTGGAGCCGGGTGGGCTGA
- a CDS encoding ArsR/SmtB family transcription factor: MSARVPDPCAACTHPDAAAQARQALPDDTCVADATALLKAVADPTRLRLLSALAAAELCVHDLALVVGASESATSHQLRLLRAHRLVAPRKVGRTVYYRLADQHVTLLIRNALEHAQER, encoded by the coding sequence ATGAGCGCGCGCGTTCCCGACCCCTGCGCCGCCTGCACCCACCCGGACGCCGCCGCCCAGGCGCGGCAGGCCCTCCCGGACGACACCTGTGTCGCTGACGCCACCGCCCTGCTCAAGGCGGTGGCTGATCCCACCCGGCTGCGCCTCCTGTCGGCCCTGGCCGCCGCAGAGTTGTGCGTGCATGACCTGGCCCTGGTGGTGGGCGCCAGCGAGTCGGCCACCAGCCACCAGCTGCGCCTGCTGCGCGCCCACCGCCTCGTGGCCCCACGCAAGGTGGGCCGAACGGTGTATTACCGCCTGGCCGACCAGCACGTGACCCTGCTCATCCGCAACGCACTGGAGCACGCCCAGGAGCGCTGA
- a CDS encoding heavy metal translocating P-type ATPase: protein MSRPASAAPPTALDYFVEGMDCPNCVRKIEGALARLPGAAQAQTNLTRQSLTLTLDETQTPRATLEKTLRELGHPLRPRGSGFPVYGPEAAPWWAAAQGRLVLLSGSLLALAFVAGRLAPGLGAWGYVAATLLGTWPLARKAVAAARAGEPFSINTLVTLAAVGALVIGEAAEAAVVVFFFAVGELLEGVAVGRARSGIQALTRLTPRTARVLNRGQVVEWPVDTLTVGTLIQIQPGDRVPADGTITAGHSHLDDSPVTGESVPVGKGAGEHVFAGSINTDGVLTVRVDREAHDNTIARIIHLVEQAEASKAPISRFIDRFSRVYTPIVVLVAALTALVPMLLAGQYLPEALYRGVALLLIGCPCALVLSVPAAITSGLSAGARHGLLIKGGAPLETMGTARVVAFDKTGTLTLGRPHVTDVVPLAGLPEPEVLRLAAAVEAGSSHPLARAIIGRAAPLGVPAATGARALAGRGVTATVDGRPYAVGSPRFAQETVGLPGNVPAQVQALEAQGKTVVVLTGEDRPLALMALRDEPRPDARDTVAQLRALGVQPVMLTGDNARAGQAMARDLGLEVHAGLLPGDKLRLIEGLRRTGRVVMVGDGINDAPALAASDVGVAMGGGTDVALDTADAALLHHRVAGVADLVRLSRATMRNIRQNVAFALGLKLVFLVTTLLGITGLWPAILSDTGATALVTANALRLLRFRPTQARAA, encoded by the coding sequence ATGAGCCGCCCTGCCTCTGCCGCTCCCCCCACGGCGCTGGATTACTTCGTGGAGGGTATGGACTGCCCCAACTGCGTGCGCAAAATTGAGGGCGCGCTGGCCCGCCTGCCCGGCGCCGCCCAGGCCCAGACCAACCTCACACGCCAGTCGCTGACCTTAACGCTGGACGAAACCCAGACCCCGCGCGCCACGCTGGAAAAGACCCTGCGCGAGCTGGGGCACCCCCTGCGGCCCCGGGGAAGCGGCTTCCCGGTCTACGGCCCCGAGGCGGCGCCGTGGTGGGCTGCCGCCCAGGGCCGCCTGGTGCTGCTGAGCGGTAGCCTGCTGGCGCTGGCGTTTGTGGCGGGGCGCCTGGCCCCGGGCCTGGGTGCCTGGGGCTACGTGGCCGCCACCCTACTGGGCACCTGGCCCCTGGCCAGAAAGGCGGTGGCGGCGGCGCGCGCGGGCGAGCCTTTCAGCATCAACACGCTGGTCACGCTGGCTGCCGTGGGCGCCCTGGTGATTGGCGAGGCGGCCGAGGCGGCAGTGGTCGTGTTCTTCTTCGCTGTGGGGGAACTGCTCGAAGGCGTGGCAGTGGGCCGGGCCCGCAGCGGCATTCAGGCCCTGACCCGGCTGACCCCCAGAACGGCGCGCGTGCTGAACAGGGGCCAGGTGGTTGAGTGGCCAGTGGACACCCTGACCGTGGGCACCCTGATTCAGATTCAGCCCGGCGACCGCGTGCCCGCCGACGGCACCATCACTGCCGGTCACAGCCACCTGGACGATTCGCCCGTGACCGGCGAGAGTGTGCCGGTGGGCAAGGGCGCGGGCGAGCACGTGTTCGCCGGGTCCATCAACACCGACGGCGTACTGACCGTGCGGGTAGACCGCGAAGCGCACGACAACACCATTGCCCGCATCATCCACCTCGTGGAGCAGGCCGAGGCCAGCAAGGCGCCCATCAGCCGCTTTATTGACCGTTTTAGCCGGGTGTACACGCCCATCGTGGTGCTGGTGGCGGCCCTGACCGCGCTGGTGCCCATGCTGCTGGCGGGGCAGTACTTGCCGGAGGCGCTGTACCGGGGCGTGGCCCTGCTGCTGATTGGCTGCCCCTGCGCGCTGGTGCTCAGCGTGCCTGCCGCCATCACCAGTGGGCTGTCGGCGGGGGCCCGGCACGGCCTGCTGATCAAGGGCGGCGCGCCCCTGGAAACCATGGGCACAGCCCGGGTGGTGGCCTTTGACAAGACGGGCACCCTCACGCTGGGCCGGCCCCACGTGACGGATGTTGTGCCGCTGGCCGGGCTGCCGGAACCAGAGGTGCTGAGGCTGGCGGCCGCCGTGGAAGCGGGGTCCAGCCATCCGCTGGCCCGCGCCATCATAGGGCGCGCCGCCCCCCTGGGCGTGCCAGCTGCCACCGGGGCCCGCGCCCTGGCCGGCCGGGGCGTGACCGCCACGGTGGACGGGCGGCCCTATGCCGTGGGCTCGCCCCGCTTTGCCCAGGAGACAGTGGGGCTGCCGGGCAATGTGCCGGCCCAGGTGCAGGCGCTGGAAGCCCAGGGCAAGACGGTGGTGGTCCTGACCGGCGAGGACCGGCCCCTGGCCCTGATGGCCCTGCGCGACGAACCTCGCCCCGACGCGCGGGACACGGTGGCGCAGCTGCGGGCGCTGGGGGTGCAACCGGTGATGCTGACCGGCGACAACGCCCGCGCGGGTCAGGCCATGGCGCGCGACCTGGGGCTGGAGGTGCATGCCGGGCTATTGCCGGGGGACAAGTTGCGCCTGATTGAAGGGCTCAGGCGCACGGGCAGGGTGGTGATGGTGGGCGACGGCATCAACGACGCCCCCGCCCTGGCCGCCAGCGATGTGGGCGTGGCGATGGGCGGCGGCACCGACGTGGCCCTGGACACTGCCGACGCCGCGCTGCTGCACCACCGCGTGGCGGGCGTGGCCGATCTGGTGCGGCTGTCCAGGGCCACCATGCGCAACATCCGGCAGAATGTGGCCTTTGCCCTTGGGCTGAAACTGGTGTTTCTGGTGACCACCCTGCTGGGCATCACGGGGCTGTGGCCCGCCATTCTCAGCGACACCGGGGCCACCGCGCTGGTGACCGCCAACGCCCTGCGCCTGCTGCGCTTCAGGCCCACACAGGCCAGGGCCGCATGA
- a CDS encoding immunity 49 family protein codes for MATKAYHLATLLVLAGRASDPECGDMMWLAGNAEAYALYLALFPKGAKELEVLIPRPPGDVMSIGRTTTGPTSSSSPGHWLKAFYLTLLWEEPFLKEEVLMRSFTSTFAASSTRAPAYRTLQVQAAQAMYTRSPDAITKILAAFDAMQAPGLDPEDQTFSVEVAQCEAGMMARLVSGDEAGFNEEVRLALERHVKYYRQDEEFRNRPVAWVCLPALGLCALARRRGLNVSVQSPLLPLELISS; via the coding sequence TTGGCGACCAAGGCGTATCACCTGGCGACCCTTCTGGTCCTGGCGGGTCGCGCCTCCGACCCTGAATGCGGCGACATGATGTGGTTGGCCGGGAATGCTGAAGCCTATGCGCTTTACCTCGCACTGTTTCCCAAAGGTGCAAAAGAGCTGGAAGTTCTGATTCCCAGGCCTCCCGGCGACGTGATGAGCATTGGCCGCACCACCACCGGCCCCACGAGTTCCTCCTCGCCCGGGCATTGGTTAAAAGCCTTTTACCTCACGCTTCTTTGGGAAGAGCCGTTCCTCAAGGAAGAAGTTCTTATGCGGTCCTTTACCTCCACTTTTGCGGCGTCCTCAACCAGAGCACCCGCTTACCGGACCCTGCAAGTCCAGGCCGCGCAAGCCATGTACACCCGCTCGCCAGATGCCATAACAAAAATCCTGGCCGCTTTTGACGCCATGCAGGCGCCGGGTCTGGACCCGGAGGATCAGACCTTTTCAGTGGAGGTCGCCCAGTGCGAGGCCGGCATGATGGCCCGCCTTGTGTCAGGCGACGAGGCCGGGTTCAACGAAGAAGTTCGTCTGGCGCTGGAGCGGCACGTCAAGTATTACCGCCAGGACGAGGAGTTCCGAAATAGGCCCGTGGCCTGGGTCTGCCTGCCTGCTCTTGGGTTGTGTGCCCTGGCCCGGCGGCGCGGCCTGAACGTCTCGGTGCAGTCGCCCCTGTTGCCCCTGGAACTGATCTCGAGCTGA